A genomic region of Solanum dulcamara chromosome 2, daSolDulc1.2, whole genome shotgun sequence contains the following coding sequences:
- the LOC129877645 gene encoding annexin Gh1-like, giving the protein MASLKIPELVPSAAEDSQQLRKAFVGWGTDEARIIEILGHRNAAQRKLIRETYEATYEKDLLQDLDGEISGDFQRVVHLWTMTPAERDACLANEAIKRLPGSNYIIMEIACARSSVDLFKVRQNYQARYKKSLEEDVADHSTGDFRKLLVSLVTALRYEGEEVNMELASDEAKILHEKISDKAYSDEELIRILSIRSKTQLNATFNQYNDKFGNAINKDLRANPKDQYLTLLRSAIKCLIEPEKYFEKVLRLAMKGFGTDEESLTRVVATRAEVDMELIKEKYYKRNSVTLDSAISDDTSGDYEKMLLALIGHGNL; this is encoded by the exons GATGGGGAACGGATGAAGCGCGTATTATTGAGATCTTGGGTCATAGAAATGCAGCACAACGCAAGTTAATCCGAGAAACTTATGAAGCAACTTATGAAAAGGATCTTCTCCAGGACTTGGATGGTGAAATATCAGGTGACTTTCAG CGTGTAGTGCATTTGTGGACTATGACTCCAGCTGAGCGCGATGCATGCTTGGCTAACGAGGCTATCAAACGTCTGCCTGGTAGCAACTACATTATCATGGAAATTGCTTGTGCCAGATCTTCTGTTGATCTCTTTAAGGTGAGGCAGAACTACCAAGCTCGTTACAAGAAATCGCTTGAAGAAGATGTTGCTGATCACTCAACTGGGGATTTTCGTAAG CTTTTGGTTTCTCTTGTAACTGCATTAAGATATGAGGGAGAAGAGGTGAACATGGAATTGGCAAGTGATGAAGCAAAGATACTACATGAGAAGATCTCTGATAAGGCTTATAGTGATGAGGAGCTCATCAGAATTCTTTCGATTCGGAGTAAAACACAGCTCAATGCAACATTTAATCAGTACAATGATAAATTTGGCAATGCCATCAACAAG GATTTGAGAGCCAATCCTAAGGATCAATACTTGACCTTACTCAGATCAGCAATAAAGTGTTTGATAGAACCTGAGAAGTACTTCGAGAAAGTTCTTCGATTGGCTATGAAGGGGTTTGGCACAGACGAAGAGTCGCTTACTAGAGTTGTTGCCACTCGAGCTGAAGTCGATATGGAGCTCATTAAAGAAAAGTACTACAAGAGGAACAGTGTAACTCTGGACAGTGCAATTTCTGATGACACTTCAGGAGACTATGAAAAAATGCTTTTGGCCTTGATTGGGCATGGAAATCTTTGA